One segment of Arthrobacter sp. MMS18-M83 DNA contains the following:
- the mtrB gene encoding MtrAB system histidine kinase MtrB translates to MVSDIKQAPESSSGEPGTDQEAASAEVKHPVAGHPVPEHTDARALNLPWILDRTRIWTRRALILALRVSRLVVTGLRHIRPGIRYLWRALLRRWRRSLEFRTVAVTIVLSVVSFALVGAYLSNQIANNLFQERLKQAESESRYYVKQVQDTFDGSQANDQSSVITLVYDTLKAVEGNGSVIQRRYVFEAMPEQTKPRNRWVESRASDQLTVRVIPLALRKSVQESGKDQYWASTEFPVGNQDHPGIAVGNKVTFNGTVYELYLLYDLDTAQQTLDEIQNVLWAGGAALILMIGGIAWYVTRNVVSPVSHAAVVSEKLAAGQLQERMVVKGEDEVARLGASFNHMAASLQEQITQLATLSQMQQRFVSDVSHELRTPLTTVRMAAEVLFDARDDFDPINKRSAELLYYQVERFQSLLSDLLEISRFDAGAAVLDSEPTDILQVVSHVIDSASPVAAEYGSEVRLNSRHKRIIVDMDSRRIDRILRNLLLNAVEHGEGKPVNISVAANHDAVAVSVRDFGIGMSPAEAARVFDRFWRADPARARTTGGSGLGLSIAAEDTKLHNGWLQAWGRKGSGSNFRLTLPLKKGGAIVKSPLQLEPADIHLPGAAPERQMLVLDAGEASPEQGSTRSTPNGPSAVPVALPPALPPAGKAGTDKTGGTAP, encoded by the coding sequence GTGGTGTCGGATATAAAGCAGGCTCCTGAGTCTTCCTCCGGTGAGCCCGGCACTGACCAAGAAGCGGCATCGGCAGAGGTCAAACACCCCGTTGCAGGACATCCTGTCCCGGAACACACCGACGCCCGGGCACTAAACCTCCCTTGGATCCTGGATCGTACTCGCATCTGGACCCGCCGCGCCCTGATCCTGGCACTCCGCGTGTCTCGGCTTGTGGTGACCGGACTTCGCCACATTCGTCCGGGAATCCGGTATTTGTGGCGCGCCCTGCTGCGCCGTTGGCGCCGCTCGCTTGAATTCAGGACCGTTGCCGTGACGATCGTGCTGTCGGTCGTTTCGTTTGCGCTGGTCGGGGCGTACCTCTCAAACCAAATAGCGAACAACCTGTTCCAGGAGCGTCTGAAGCAAGCCGAATCTGAGAGCCGCTACTACGTCAAGCAGGTCCAGGACACCTTCGACGGTTCACAGGCCAACGATCAATCAAGCGTCATCACGCTCGTCTACGACACCCTCAAGGCAGTCGAGGGCAACGGTTCGGTCATCCAGCGGCGATACGTCTTCGAAGCAATGCCCGAACAAACCAAGCCGCGCAACCGCTGGGTGGAATCGCGGGCGTCGGATCAATTGACGGTGCGCGTCATCCCCCTGGCGCTCCGCAAATCGGTCCAGGAATCGGGCAAGGACCAGTACTGGGCTTCCACGGAGTTCCCGGTCGGCAACCAAGACCACCCTGGCATCGCCGTCGGAAACAAAGTCACCTTCAACGGCACCGTCTACGAGCTCTATCTCCTCTACGACTTGGATACCGCCCAACAAACGCTGGACGAAATCCAGAATGTCCTGTGGGCGGGTGGGGCTGCGCTCATCCTGATGATCGGCGGCATTGCCTGGTACGTGACCAGGAACGTGGTGAGCCCGGTGAGCCACGCCGCCGTCGTCTCCGAAAAGCTGGCCGCCGGCCAGTTGCAGGAGCGCATGGTGGTCAAGGGCGAAGATGAGGTGGCGAGGCTGGGTGCCTCCTTCAACCACATGGCCGCGAGCCTGCAGGAACAAATTACGCAGTTGGCCACCCTGTCCCAGATGCAGCAGCGATTCGTTTCCGATGTGTCGCATGAATTGCGGACCCCTCTCACGACCGTCCGGATGGCAGCAGAGGTGCTGTTCGACGCGCGGGATGACTTCGACCCCATCAACAAGCGCTCAGCCGAACTCCTCTACTACCAAGTGGAACGCTTCCAATCCTTGCTCTCTGACCTGCTGGAGATTTCGCGCTTCGACGCCGGTGCTGCTGTCCTGGACTCCGAGCCCACGGACATACTCCAGGTGGTATCCCATGTCATCGACAGTGCCTCACCGGTCGCCGCGGAGTACGGCTCGGAGGTGCGTCTCAACTCCCGCCACAAACGCATCATCGTCGACATGGATTCCCGCCGGATCGATCGCATCCTTCGGAACTTGCTCCTCAACGCCGTTGAACATGGCGAGGGGAAACCCGTCAATATCTCTGTCGCAGCCAACCATGATGCGGTCGCTGTCTCAGTGCGTGACTTCGGCATAGGGATGAGTCCGGCCGAGGCCGCACGGGTGTTCGATCGCTTCTGGCGTGCCGATCCCGCGCGTGCCCGGACAACCGGCGGCAGCGGCCTTGGACTTTCCATCGCAGCGGAGGACACCAAGCTCCACAACGGTTGGCTTCAGGCTTGGGGCCGCAAAGGATCCGGGTCCAACTTCCGCTTGACCTTGCCCCTCAAAAAGGGAGGCGCCATTGTGAAATCCCCGCTGCAGCTTGAACCGGCGGATATCCATTTGCCCGGCGCCGCCCCCGAGCGCCAAATGCTCGTCTTGGATGCGGGCGAGGCGTCGCCGGAGCAGGGTTCCACAAGATCGACGCCGAATGGTCCTTCGGCGGTGCCCGTGGCGCTTCCTCCGGCCTTGCCTCCGGCCGGCAAGGCCGGTACCGACAAAACGGGGGGAACCGCACCATGA
- a CDS encoding LpqB family beta-propeller domain-containing protein, whose translation MSFRRSHLPRRRYLLRATTAILAILVVVLSSCAQIPRSGPVGKSKDESAGNPNAPVFFPPPPHTGASPVSIIEDFYGAGSGYEGDYAVARQYLTQSLSVSWKSDKRTLVFRKATVVKTGVENEFKYQLDLAYAVDADGVATQFPEGTIETIPVTLEQVDGEWRISAVPDGTAIPEETFKVIYAAQPIYFYDPTFTYAVPDIRWFIKKNTVKAMTSALLAGPAPYLRGAVVSAFPSGMKLARESVPVVSGAAQVDLSAKELVDASAEDRQRMQNQLALTFRSQSDVVNVQLRADQDLVRVEDNGSVLPPVLEKNAPARQIAVSNNELVRYENNRISTLPDMQPVAGLDPRAPAESPTSQAVAFLNDAGTVLYSIIPGQPARQLTTRTTLSHPSFSPQDWVWTAGPGASGATEVVAFKPSNVAQGQPVPTVTMAPGWLAGRVVRDFRISREGTRALVISEMNAKLSVQVTGIVRNPDGTPKDLTAPITLISSAPADQGVWVNSTTVAVMKASSSQNVVPELLSLTSSQPQLLPAWPSLTTISAGNGPDQIFGQSAAGVFQRVGNGWELQLKGPVDPAFPG comes from the coding sequence ATGAGTTTCCGACGCTCACACTTGCCCCGACGCCGGTATCTGTTGAGGGCCACAACCGCCATTCTTGCGATCCTCGTGGTAGTCCTCAGTTCCTGCGCGCAAATCCCACGGTCCGGGCCCGTGGGAAAGAGCAAGGACGAAAGCGCGGGCAACCCGAACGCTCCCGTCTTCTTCCCTCCGCCGCCACACACCGGAGCCAGCCCGGTGTCAATCATTGAAGACTTCTACGGCGCCGGCAGCGGGTACGAAGGCGACTACGCGGTGGCCCGCCAATACCTTACTCAGTCGCTGTCCGTCAGCTGGAAGTCCGACAAACGCACGCTCGTCTTCCGCAAGGCGACAGTCGTCAAAACCGGCGTGGAAAATGAGTTCAAGTACCAGCTCGACCTCGCTTACGCGGTCGACGCCGACGGCGTTGCCACGCAGTTTCCAGAAGGAACCATCGAGACAATTCCGGTGACTTTGGAACAGGTCGACGGCGAGTGGCGGATCTCGGCCGTTCCTGATGGTACTGCGATCCCCGAAGAGACCTTCAAAGTCATCTATGCGGCCCAACCCATCTATTTCTACGACCCTACGTTTACGTATGCGGTTCCGGATATCCGCTGGTTCATCAAGAAGAACACCGTCAAGGCGATGACCAGCGCCTTGCTTGCCGGCCCGGCGCCATACCTGCGGGGCGCCGTCGTCAGCGCTTTCCCATCGGGCATGAAGCTGGCTAGGGAATCGGTGCCCGTCGTTTCGGGAGCAGCCCAAGTTGACCTGTCAGCGAAGGAACTCGTCGACGCCTCTGCCGAAGACAGGCAGCGCATGCAGAATCAGCTGGCGCTGACGTTCCGCAGCCAGTCAGATGTGGTAAACGTGCAGCTCCGGGCTGACCAGGATCTCGTCCGGGTGGAAGACAATGGCTCGGTCCTGCCGCCGGTGCTGGAGAAGAATGCACCTGCCCGTCAGATCGCAGTCAGCAACAATGAACTGGTGCGCTACGAGAACAACAGAATCTCGACCCTCCCGGACATGCAGCCGGTGGCCGGACTGGACCCGAGGGCTCCCGCCGAGTCCCCGACATCCCAGGCGGTGGCCTTCCTCAACGACGCTGGAACCGTCCTTTATTCGATCATTCCTGGCCAGCCCGCCCGTCAGTTGACAACCAGGACCACCTTGAGCCACCCCTCCTTCAGTCCGCAGGATTGGGTCTGGACGGCAGGGCCGGGAGCCAGCGGCGCCACCGAGGTCGTGGCATTCAAACCATCCAACGTTGCGCAAGGCCAGCCTGTCCCCACCGTGACCATGGCGCCCGGATGGCTGGCCGGACGCGTGGTGAGGGATTTCCGTATATCCCGCGAAGGGACGCGCGCACTGGTCATCTCCGAAATGAATGCCAAGTTATCCGTGCAAGTGACCGGCATTGTCCGCAATCCCGACGGCACCCCCAAGGATCTGACCGCCCCGATTACCTTGATTTCTTCAGCCCCCGCCGATCAAGGGGTTTGGGTCAATTCCACGACGGTTGCCGTGATGAAGGCCTCATCCAGTCAAAACGTCGTTCCCGAGCTGCTGTCCCTGACATCCAGCCAGCCGCAGCTGTTGCCGGCGTGGCCGAGCCTGACCACCATCAGTGCCGGCAACGGCCCCGACCAGATATTTGGACAGTCGGCCGCCGGAGTGTTCCAGCGGGTGGGCAATGGCTGGGAGCTGCAACTCAAGGGTCCGGTGGACCCGGCTTTCCCGGGCTAG
- a CDS encoding ComF family protein, whose translation MRFAQALDDAVTELLAILAPVECVCCGAEDSALCGACARQLRLLCKRPFRAEGQAPALLTVDGAVLLPVVAAGHYRDELAQVLLSFKHLGQGQLASTLAPALGKAIRAAVGYRVDICVVPVPSSNAAFRRRGFSPVHLLLGHLLRRGALPGLEVEDALKKVRPGIALQALVPAMLARFLGVADSIAGNASR comes from the coding sequence ATGCGGTTCGCACAGGCCCTGGACGACGCCGTCACCGAGTTGCTGGCCATTCTGGCTCCCGTGGAGTGTGTGTGCTGTGGTGCCGAGGACTCGGCTCTTTGCGGTGCTTGTGCGAGGCAGCTGCGTCTTTTGTGCAAGCGGCCTTTCCGCGCTGAAGGGCAAGCGCCGGCCTTGCTTACCGTGGATGGCGCCGTGCTCCTGCCTGTTGTCGCGGCGGGCCACTATCGGGACGAACTTGCACAGGTCCTGTTGTCTTTCAAGCATCTGGGCCAGGGACAGCTGGCTTCAACACTCGCCCCTGCTTTGGGGAAGGCCATTCGGGCAGCCGTCGGATACCGGGTGGATATCTGTGTGGTGCCTGTTCCCAGCAGCAACGCGGCCTTCCGGCGCCGCGGATTCAGCCCGGTCCATCTCCTACTCGGTCATTTGCTGCGCCGGGGTGCCCTGCCAGGCCTGGAAGTGGAGGATGCCTTGAAGAAGGTGAGACCCGGGATAGCATTGCAGGCCCTCGTCCCTGCAATGCTGGCCCGGTTCCTGGGTGTTGCGGACAGCATTGCGGGAAATGCCTCGCGCTGA
- a CDS encoding phosphoribosyltransferase family protein, with the protein MTVRLFRERALEGRACIIVDDVLTTGATLAEAARAVTAAGGTVCGAVVLAATRPPAGNELA; encoded by the coding sequence ATGACTGTCCGGCTGTTCCGGGAACGGGCGTTGGAGGGCAGGGCATGCATCATCGTCGACGACGTCCTCACCACCGGTGCCACCCTGGCTGAAGCGGCCCGGGCAGTGACGGCCGCGGGCGGGACGGTGTGTGGCGCGGTTGTCCTTGCGGCTACTAGACCACCGGCCGGCAACGAGCTCGCCTAG
- the hpf gene encoding ribosome hibernation-promoting factor, HPF/YfiA family: MEFMISGRNLTVSDRFREYAGEKISKIESLGDKVQRVDAKVSKETNPRQTPGQLTVEVTVLGRGPVIRAEASAADKFAAFDLAYSKLLERLRRAKDRKKVHHGRHTPKAVREATAALEPASASEPIYIEASNNQTPTTPPVETSPYDVDNDIPAGDSPVLIRRKVFPAASLTLDDAVDNMELVGHNFYLFVDKETNTPSVVYRRRGWTYGVITLDSTCEPGDEAVEEKIHAYRSNDQAATA, from the coding sequence ATGGAGTTCATGATCAGCGGCCGTAATCTGACCGTTTCGGATCGCTTCCGCGAGTATGCAGGCGAGAAGATTTCAAAGATTGAATCGCTTGGGGACAAGGTCCAGAGGGTTGACGCGAAGGTTTCAAAGGAAACCAACCCGCGCCAGACACCGGGCCAGCTCACGGTGGAAGTAACAGTTCTGGGCCGGGGCCCTGTGATCCGGGCCGAAGCGAGCGCCGCTGACAAGTTTGCCGCCTTTGATCTCGCCTATAGCAAGCTTCTGGAAAGACTCCGCCGGGCCAAGGACCGCAAGAAAGTCCACCATGGCCGCCACACGCCCAAAGCCGTCCGTGAGGCCACCGCGGCGCTCGAGCCCGCCAGCGCGAGCGAACCCATCTACATAGAGGCCAGCAATAACCAGACGCCAACGACGCCACCGGTGGAGACCTCGCCCTACGACGTCGACAACGACATCCCAGCGGGCGATTCCCCGGTCCTGATTCGTCGCAAGGTCTTCCCCGCCGCTTCGCTCACCCTTGATGACGCGGTGGACAACATGGAATTGGTGGGCCACAATTTCTACCTGTTCGTGGACAAGGAAACCAACACCCCGTCGGTTGTCTATCGTCGCCGTGGCTGGACATATGGGGTAATCACCCTCGACTCCACGTGCGAACCAGGAGACGAAGCCGTGGAGGAAAAGATCCACGCTTACCGCTCGAATGACCAAGCTGCCACAGCCTAG
- a CDS encoding winged helix-turn-helix domain-containing protein codes for MAASLSLLQARRIALAAQGLDKERPTGPVTSRTVGRAFARLQVVQIDSVNVLSRSHYLPFFSRLGNYDRSILHVMSGRSPRRMMEYWAHEASFIRPEHFQDLLLWQNRSWVGAAHLESGIREEMAGRILDALASGRPMTAAQLTAHVGHEEERQHDNWGWNWNLVKRVLEHLFEEGLVTAASRTEQFERRYTLTSTVLPPGLPAVKGRMGGFQDGGADLSAAAMDRLIDAAARAHGIGTIRCFADYFRTPVKAAAASLSRLVSAGRLEPVTVHGWDRTVYRHVDARLPRTATGRALLSPFDSLVFERRRLEELFGFHYRIEIYTPAERRKFGYYVLPFLLRDALVARVDLKADRSAKQLLVRAAHGEPDAPADTAVELFAELRLMADWLGLDDVVVSPSGDLSSALASVAARN; via the coding sequence ATGGCCGCTTCGCTGAGCCTGTTGCAGGCACGGCGGATTGCATTGGCAGCCCAAGGACTGGACAAGGAACGGCCCACCGGCCCCGTGACTTCACGGACGGTGGGCCGCGCCTTTGCCCGGCTCCAGGTGGTGCAGATCGACTCGGTCAATGTCCTGTCACGCAGCCATTACCTCCCTTTTTTCTCCAGACTCGGCAACTATGACCGAAGCATCCTTCATGTGATGTCCGGGCGAAGTCCGCGGCGCATGATGGAGTATTGGGCGCACGAGGCCAGCTTCATCCGCCCGGAACACTTTCAGGACCTGCTGCTCTGGCAAAACCGTTCCTGGGTCGGCGCGGCCCATCTGGAGAGCGGAATCCGCGAGGAAATGGCTGGCCGTATCCTCGATGCGCTCGCAAGCGGGCGCCCCATGACGGCGGCCCAATTGACCGCGCACGTGGGGCACGAGGAAGAACGGCAGCACGACAACTGGGGTTGGAATTGGAACCTGGTCAAACGGGTCTTGGAGCACTTGTTTGAAGAGGGACTCGTCACGGCTGCGTCGCGGACGGAGCAGTTCGAGCGGCGGTACACCCTGACGTCGACGGTTCTGCCTCCGGGATTGCCTGCGGTCAAAGGCCGCATGGGGGGTTTCCAAGACGGTGGTGCCGATCTGTCGGCGGCGGCCATGGACCGGCTGATCGACGCAGCAGCCCGGGCTCATGGGATCGGAACAATACGTTGCTTCGCCGATTACTTCAGGACGCCGGTGAAGGCTGCTGCAGCGTCGCTCAGCAGGCTCGTTTCGGCCGGGCGCCTGGAGCCGGTCACGGTGCATGGCTGGGACCGGACGGTGTATCGGCACGTGGACGCCCGGCTTCCGCGCACTGCTACCGGCCGGGCCCTGCTCAGCCCGTTTGACTCCCTGGTTTTTGAGCGCAGAAGGCTGGAGGAACTGTTCGGCTTCCATTATCGGATCGAAATCTACACACCGGCGGAGAGGCGCAAGTTCGGCTACTACGTCCTGCCGTTCCTGCTCCGCGATGCCCTGGTCGCCCGTGTAGACCTCAAAGCCGACCGCTCAGCCAAGCAGCTTCTGGTGCGTGCCGCACACGGTGAACCGGACGCCCCGGCGGACACCGCCGTCGAGCTCTTTGCGGAGCTGCGGCTCATGGCCGATTGGCTCGGGCTCGACGACGTCGTCGTTTCACCGAGCGGCGATCTCTCCTCAGCGCTGGCCTCGGTAGCGGCCCGAAACTGA
- the secA gene encoding preprotein translocase subunit SecA: protein MASLIEKLLRTGDKKTLRQLRTYADSINALEDSFKTFSDAELREETDRLRARHADGEQLDELLPEAFAAVREASSRTLGMRHFDVQLMGGAALHLGNIAEMKTGEGKTLVATAPAYLNALTGNGVHVVTVNDYLAEYQSELMGRVYRFLGLSSGCILSNQDPSVRRQMYAADITYGTNNEFGFDYLRDNMAWDESELVQRGHNFAIVDEVDSILIDEARTPLIISGPAQGDTNRWYSEFAKVVMRLQPETDYEVDEKKRTVGVLEAGIEKVEDYLGIQNLYESANTPLIGFLNNAIKAKELFKRDKDYVILDGEVLIVDEHTGRILAGRRYNEGMHQAIEAKENVEIKAENQTLATVTLQNYFRMYSKLSGMTGTAETEAAEFMSTYKLGVVPIPTNRDMQRIDQSDLVYKNEIVKFEAVVKDIAERHEKGQPVLVGTTSVEKSEYLAKLLAKEGIRHEVLNAKNHAREAAIVAQAGRKGAVTVATNMAGRGTDIMLGGNAEFTAIADLAKRGLDPEENSEEYEAAWPEAFEAAKQAVKDEHEEVLELGGLYVLGTERHESRRIDNQLRGRSGRQGDPGESRFYLSLTDDLMRLFNSGAAERLMNSSVPDDVALESKLVSRAIASAQGQVEGRNAEQRKNVLKYDDVLNRQREAIYGDRRRILEGDDLHEKVQFFLEDTINALIDAATAEGTGDDWDFHQLWTNLKTLYPVTVTSQEIIDEAGGKSRVSVEFLKNEILSDAQLVYKEREEAIGSENMRELERRVVLSVLGRKWQEHLYEMDYLKEGIGLRAMAQRDPLVEYQREGFMMFQSMMEAIREESVGFLYNLEVEVTPAEDVVVVDGSPEGVHVEHHDPQIHAAGLEAPEKPVQLQYTAPGEDGASQTRVEGRSSGRSGNPAKAAAEDKQRGTSKKKRR from the coding sequence GTGGCATCACTTATCGAAAAACTTCTCCGCACGGGTGACAAAAAAACCCTGAGGCAACTGCGGACCTATGCCGATTCCATCAATGCCCTCGAAGACTCTTTCAAGACCTTCTCCGACGCCGAATTGCGCGAGGAGACCGATAGGCTCCGTGCCCGTCACGCGGACGGTGAGCAGCTGGACGAGCTCTTGCCGGAGGCGTTCGCGGCTGTGCGTGAAGCCTCTTCCCGCACGCTTGGCATGCGCCACTTCGATGTCCAGCTCATGGGTGGGGCCGCTCTTCACCTCGGCAATATCGCCGAGATGAAGACCGGTGAAGGCAAGACCCTCGTGGCCACTGCTCCCGCCTACCTCAATGCCCTCACAGGCAACGGTGTGCACGTCGTCACAGTCAACGACTACCTCGCCGAATACCAGTCCGAACTCATGGGCAGGGTCTACCGTTTCCTGGGTCTCAGCAGCGGGTGCATCCTGTCCAACCAGGATCCATCAGTGCGCCGGCAGATGTACGCGGCGGACATCACCTATGGCACCAACAACGAATTCGGTTTCGACTACCTGCGCGACAACATGGCGTGGGACGAGTCCGAGCTCGTACAGCGCGGCCACAACTTCGCGATTGTCGACGAAGTGGACTCCATCCTCATCGACGAGGCCCGTACACCGCTCATCATTTCCGGACCTGCCCAAGGCGACACGAACCGCTGGTACAGCGAATTCGCCAAGGTCGTGATGCGCCTACAGCCCGAAACCGACTACGAAGTCGACGAAAAGAAGCGCACCGTCGGCGTCCTCGAAGCCGGCATCGAGAAGGTCGAGGACTACCTCGGCATCCAGAACCTCTACGAATCCGCCAACACTCCGCTCATTGGCTTCCTGAACAACGCCATCAAGGCCAAAGAGCTCTTCAAGCGGGACAAGGACTACGTCATCCTGGACGGCGAAGTCCTCATCGTCGATGAGCACACCGGCCGCATCCTTGCCGGACGGCGTTACAACGAAGGCATGCACCAGGCCATCGAGGCCAAGGAAAACGTCGAGATCAAGGCTGAGAACCAGACCCTCGCCACGGTGACGCTGCAGAACTACTTCCGCATGTACTCCAAGCTCTCGGGCATGACCGGTACCGCTGAGACTGAAGCCGCCGAGTTCATGAGCACGTACAAGCTTGGAGTGGTGCCCATTCCCACTAACCGGGATATGCAGCGCATCGACCAGTCGGACCTCGTGTACAAGAACGAAATCGTGAAGTTCGAAGCCGTCGTCAAGGACATCGCGGAGCGCCACGAAAAGGGCCAGCCCGTCCTCGTTGGTACCACCAGCGTGGAGAAGAGCGAATACCTTGCCAAGCTGTTGGCCAAGGAAGGCATCCGCCACGAAGTCCTGAACGCGAAGAACCACGCGCGCGAAGCCGCCATCGTCGCTCAGGCGGGACGCAAGGGAGCAGTCACAGTCGCTACCAACATGGCTGGCCGCGGCACTGACATCATGTTGGGCGGCAACGCCGAGTTCACGGCCATCGCCGATCTGGCAAAGCGCGGCCTGGACCCCGAGGAGAACTCCGAGGAATACGAGGCCGCGTGGCCTGAGGCGTTTGAAGCCGCAAAGCAGGCAGTCAAGGACGAGCATGAGGAAGTGCTTGAACTTGGGGGGCTCTATGTATTGGGAACGGAACGCCACGAATCCCGTCGAATCGACAACCAGCTCCGCGGACGCTCGGGCCGCCAAGGTGACCCGGGGGAGTCCCGTTTCTACCTCTCGCTGACCGATGACCTCATGAGGCTCTTCAACTCCGGTGCCGCCGAGCGCCTCATGAACAGCTCTGTGCCGGACGACGTCGCCCTGGAATCCAAGCTCGTGTCCCGTGCAATCGCTTCGGCCCAGGGGCAGGTTGAAGGGCGAAACGCCGAGCAGCGCAAGAACGTCCTCAAGTACGACGACGTCCTGAACCGCCAGCGTGAAGCCATTTATGGCGACCGACGGAGGATCCTCGAGGGAGACGACCTGCACGAAAAGGTCCAGTTCTTCCTGGAAGACACCATCAATGCCCTCATCGATGCCGCAACTGCGGAGGGAACCGGCGATGATTGGGACTTCCACCAGCTATGGACCAACCTCAAGACGCTGTACCCGGTGACGGTCACGTCCCAGGAGATCATTGACGAAGCCGGTGGAAAGTCCCGTGTTTCCGTGGAGTTCCTCAAGAACGAGATCCTTTCGGACGCCCAGCTCGTCTACAAGGAGCGGGAGGAAGCCATCGGCTCGGAGAACATGCGCGAGCTGGAACGCAGGGTTGTCCTTTCGGTCCTCGGACGCAAGTGGCAGGAGCATCTCTACGAGATGGACTACCTCAAGGAGGGCATTGGCCTCCGTGCAATGGCCCAAAGGGACCCCCTGGTCGAGTACCAGCGCGAAGGGTTCATGATGTTCCAGAGCATGATGGAGGCCATACGCGAGGAGAGCGTCGGCTTCCTGTACAACCTGGAGGTCGAAGTCACGCCCGCCGAGGACGTCGTGGTCGTGGATGGCAGCCCCGAAGGCGTTCACGTGGAACATCACGATCCGCAAATCCACGCGGCTGGCCTCGAAGCTCCGGAGAAGCCTGTTCAACTGCAGTACACGGCGCCCGGTGAAGACGGCGCTAGCCAGACCCGGGTAGAAGGTCGGTCCTCGGGACGCTCAGGCAACCCCGCCAAGGCCGCCGCCGAAGACAAGCAGCGCGGGACCAGCAAGAAGAAGCGTCGCTAA
- a CDS encoding Rv3235 family protein: MSATSAIHALPDATRKVTSPRIVPPSSAVSSSAMGRVRRSSGKGLSSARKVADVVSLDGEMRTLARSIAQAAVEVLAGTRPAQQLSRSLDPRCLTALQHRAALTRAHAARAQAGRSRLHRNPVVRSVRVCAVKEGVYEASLVVSEELRSRAVAMRLEGNNGVWKVTALEIG; encoded by the coding sequence ATGAGCGCAACATCAGCTATCCATGCCCTGCCCGATGCGACCCGGAAGGTGACTTCGCCACGAATCGTTCCTCCCTCGTCCGCGGTCTCATCGAGCGCCATGGGCCGGGTACGCCGTTCGTCCGGCAAGGGGCTGTCTTCTGCCCGCAAAGTGGCCGACGTGGTCAGCCTTGATGGGGAAATGCGCACGCTGGCCCGCAGCATCGCCCAAGCCGCGGTCGAAGTCCTTGCCGGCACGCGTCCTGCCCAACAGCTCTCACGGTCCCTTGACCCCAGATGCCTCACCGCGCTCCAGCACCGGGCCGCGCTGACGCGTGCCCATGCAGCCCGTGCCCAGGCTGGGCGGTCACGGCTTCACCGCAATCCGGTGGTCCGTTCGGTTCGTGTCTGCGCCGTGAAGGAAGGCGTCTACGAGGCCAGCTTGGTCGTCTCTGAAGAACTACGCTCCCGCGCCGTAGCCATGAGGCTTGAAGGAAACAATGGGGTGTGGAAGGTCACTGCCCTCGAAATCGGCTGA
- a CDS encoding LysM peptidoglycan-binding domain-containing protein — translation MTTIRNDAAMAVAILILGLSLAATGLNLTDRWHTAAGRHQTPMFEDLLGLAATGVGLAIVAWWIAAFLLAVAAAVLQQSGKGRSVSTTAKLSPAFMRRLAVAILGLNLVGIPLANAAPAPVEPAWSPDDGTTPSSGITAQWAPAPVPSTYDSTLPSIESDPSKIEPRWQPRAPATEPGLLGSLPQRTAEKQASPGQHPVVVNQGDSLWSIAARQLGPMASDVDIALHWPKWYAANRHVIGDDPGLLVPGQILQPPPRG, via the coding sequence ATGACAACCATCCGGAACGACGCTGCAATGGCAGTAGCCATTCTGATTCTCGGACTTTCGCTCGCTGCCACCGGACTGAACTTGACCGACCGATGGCACACTGCAGCAGGGCGTCACCAGACACCGATGTTTGAAGATCTCCTGGGACTTGCGGCAACGGGCGTCGGTCTGGCGATCGTCGCTTGGTGGATTGCTGCATTTCTCCTGGCCGTTGCCGCCGCAGTCCTCCAGCAATCGGGCAAGGGCCGCAGCGTCAGCACCACCGCAAAGCTCAGCCCCGCCTTCATGCGCAGGCTGGCTGTGGCAATTCTCGGCCTAAACCTCGTGGGAATTCCGCTGGCGAATGCGGCCCCGGCACCGGTTGAACCTGCGTGGAGCCCGGATGACGGGACAACACCATCCAGCGGCATTACCGCCCAGTGGGCACCGGCCCCAGTCCCGTCTACGTACGATTCCACCCTGCCATCGATTGAGTCCGATCCTTCGAAGATCGAACCGCGCTGGCAACCCCGAGCGCCTGCTACTGAACCCGGCCTCCTGGGGTCCTTGCCGCAGAGAACGGCGGAAAAGCAAGCCTCGCCAGGTCAGCACCCGGTTGTGGTGAACCAGGGAGATTCACTGTGGTCAATTGCCGCGCGGCAGCTTGGACCGATGGCCAGCGACGTCGACATTGCCCTCCACTGGCCAAAGTGGTACGCCGCGAACCGACATGTCATCGGAGACGACCCCGGGCTCCTAGTCCCGGGTCAGATTCTCCAACCACCACCCCGTGGCTGA
- a CDS encoding helix-turn-helix domain-containing protein yields the protein MPRFLTLADVAEQLQINSPQAYALVRSGELKAIQVGGRGQWRVEEKMLEQYIEERYAEASRMIQEAKSKSS from the coding sequence ATGCCCCGATTCCTCACCTTGGCTGATGTCGCCGAACAGCTTCAAATCAACTCACCACAGGCTTATGCCCTGGTGCGAAGCGGAGAACTCAAAGCCATTCAGGTAGGTGGCAGGGGTCAGTGGCGCGTCGAAGAAAAGATGCTGGAGCAGTACATCGAGGAACGCTATGCCGAGGCCAGCAGGATGATCCAAGAGGCCAAATCCAAGTCCTCCTGA